The Sediminispirochaeta smaragdinae DSM 11293 genome has a segment encoding these proteins:
- a CDS encoding TIGR04076 family protein: protein MRHSVQVTVESIFGHCSAGLKKGDSFIIRDHGCMKLENSDGFCPELFFVAFPTCMAFAAGGSLRWEQDGVALVACPDPEARVVARIERV, encoded by the coding sequence ATGAGGCATTCGGTACAAGTGACGGTTGAATCTATCTTTGGCCACTGTTCGGCGGGCCTAAAGAAAGGTGACTCGTTCATCATAAGGGACCATGGCTGCATGAAATTGGAGAACAGCGATGGTTTTTGTCCGGAACTCTTTTTTGTCGCCTTCCCAACCTGTATGGCATTTGCCGCCGGCGGAAGTTTGCGCTGGGAACAGGACGGCGTTGCGCTTGTCGCATGCCCCGATCCAGAAGCGCGGGTCGTGGCACGGATCGAACGGGTGTAG
- a CDS encoding chemotaxis protein CheW: MFGLFISFAFSAAILYNSAMSDEFDLFDDLEEEAETPYLLFSVGKRLFAVEALQTREMVKLPDTVPVPEQPPWVRGIMSLREKTYRVIDFRKRIGMKGSREEISDLAEELDKRETEHKQWLKALEESLANGSEFTGEEDPHQCGFGRWYDHYTSDNVNVTIELKKFETPHQLIHETAHQVLALKQKGKKEEAITLIRQRREGELAKMIELFESLKETLFSTLREIAIIIDSETHPSAICVDTVVSVEPLEKEDSAEFVFAQDKASSLSRNAVIGKRRGGEELVLILDPEWILNETEE, translated from the coding sequence TTGTTTGGTCTTTTTATTTCCTTTGCCTTTTCTGCCGCCATTCTCTACAATAGTGCTATGAGCGATGAATTCGATCTTTTCGACGATCTTGAAGAAGAGGCAGAGACACCTTACCTGCTCTTTTCCGTGGGAAAAAGACTCTTTGCAGTCGAAGCTCTTCAAACTCGAGAGATGGTTAAGCTTCCTGATACCGTTCCGGTCCCGGAACAGCCGCCGTGGGTACGTGGTATCATGAGCTTGCGGGAAAAAACATATCGGGTCATAGATTTCAGGAAACGGATTGGTATGAAGGGGAGCCGAGAAGAAATCAGTGATCTGGCGGAAGAGCTTGATAAGCGGGAGACAGAGCATAAGCAGTGGCTCAAAGCACTTGAAGAGTCTCTTGCCAATGGGTCAGAGTTTACAGGTGAAGAAGATCCGCACCAATGCGGCTTCGGCCGTTGGTATGACCACTATACATCCGACAACGTGAACGTAACAATCGAATTAAAGAAGTTCGAAACGCCCCATCAGCTTATTCACGAAACGGCACATCAGGTTTTAGCGCTAAAACAAAAAGGCAAAAAAGAAGAAGCGATCACATTGATCAGACAGCGAAGGGAAGGCGAACTTGCAAAGATGATTGAGCTTTTCGAGAGCCTAAAGGAGACGCTTTTTTCAACCTTGAGAGAAATCGCAATCATCATCGATTCAGAGACTCATCCAAGTGCGATTTGCGTAGATACGGTAGTCTCAGTGGAGCCCCTGGAAAAAGAGGACTCGGCAGAATTTGTCTTTGCCCAAGACAAGGCCTCTTCCCTGAGCAGAAATGCGGTGATAGGCAAAAGGCGCGGCGGAGAAGAACTGGTTCTTATCCTTGATCCCGAATGGATTCTCAACGAAACAGAAGAATAG
- a CDS encoding uracil phosphoribosyltransferase yields the protein MSKIVLKATDLDGYLTDSDKQQLSEMDRLYHEAQQIFEVLNKAANERRLSDAKQRLIDVYDRMGKKMQDIVQGEDHVHVYCFDTPDEVHGEASRLIAKLRTVDTPHDEFVYYIQRAYEMLFNLSFVESHSPKKNYLIAETPVVLPVQNFAVHKIPDVDEAIENTVMCVMLRGALLPSMIVSKEIQEYSSTNYVTPFALFKIKRDDAKKEYNMEYILDLERSYFSLEELQGKDLVFADPMNATGGSFVTIVKYILSQGVQPRSIKCINVISALKGALRIVRALDNVEVYTLWMDPVLNEDAYILPGLGDAGDRINGIDEDDRPRNIIQLIADYGANIASLYRSQVQEIEETVLG from the coding sequence ATGAGTAAGATTGTCCTAAAAGCGACGGATTTGGATGGATATCTCACGGACAGTGATAAGCAACAATTATCGGAGATGGATCGTCTCTATCATGAGGCTCAGCAAATTTTCGAGGTCCTGAACAAGGCCGCTAATGAGCGCCGTCTCAGTGATGCAAAACAACGCCTTATCGATGTATACGACCGAATGGGAAAGAAGATGCAGGATATTGTCCAGGGGGAGGATCATGTCCATGTCTATTGCTTCGACACTCCCGATGAGGTGCATGGTGAGGCATCTCGTTTGATTGCCAAGCTCCGAACGGTAGATACCCCTCACGATGAGTTTGTTTACTATATTCAGCGTGCCTATGAGATGCTTTTTAATCTCTCGTTTGTCGAGTCGCATAGTCCGAAAAAAAATTATCTCATTGCCGAAACTCCTGTCGTCCTTCCTGTACAGAACTTTGCCGTTCACAAAATCCCCGATGTCGATGAAGCCATTGAAAACACGGTCATGTGTGTTATGCTTCGTGGCGCCTTGCTTCCTTCGATGATCGTCAGTAAGGAGATTCAGGAATATAGTTCGACCAATTATGTTACCCCTTTTGCCCTTTTTAAGATTAAACGTGACGATGCAAAGAAAGAGTACAACATGGAGTATATTCTCGATCTTGAGCGTTCCTATTTTTCTCTCGAGGAGCTTCAGGGGAAGGATCTCGTGTTTGCCGATCCCATGAATGCCACCGGCGGTAGTTTCGTCACCATCGTGAAATATATTCTCAGTCAAGGGGTGCAGCCCCGATCTATCAAGTGTATCAATGTAATATCGGCTCTTAAGGGAGCACTTCGCATTGTTCGGGCTCTTGATAATGTCGAGGTCTATACTCTCTGGATGGATCCCGTTCTCAATGAGGATGCCTATATCCTTCCCGGTCTTGGGGATGCAGGAGACCGGATCAATGGCATTGATGAGGATGACCGGCCCCGGAATATTATCCAGCTTATTGCCGACTATGGAGCGAATATCGCCAGTCTTTATCGATCCCAGGTACAGGAAATTGAGGAAACGGTGCTTGGCTGA
- a CDS encoding tetratricopeptide repeat protein produces the protein MADGRMILRRFISCALFLLLVSGCMSDAVLSRRLAESEAGRGMLLEEDGRYAEAFDAFRSALELEPDSLHYRYEASRLAFLAGDVRYGTRQAEALHRRYPENVLVSELFAYGCMLEGRDDESERLYRELLEKHERYGPVALNLSLLLERRGAYREAFDILRPSADEWKDETVAGFGKRKLYLRLADLASEAFMPGDELIWLTKALETKGGADGRAGAASSGPKPSEEAEKQDDESALKLRLAALLADQGEPGEAVTYYQELSDAGTLTAEATFNFARILLVDLERYPEGLEELRLALEAGFTDDAAIEKLLSEPDLLDPDAIRQVLDASKKGASP, from the coding sequence TTGGCTGACGGCCGGATGATACTACGGCGGTTTATTTCTTGTGCCCTGTTTCTCTTGCTCGTTTCCGGCTGTATGAGCGATGCCGTGCTATCTCGTCGACTGGCGGAAAGCGAGGCCGGACGCGGGATGCTTCTTGAAGAAGATGGTCGCTATGCAGAGGCCTTTGACGCCTTTCGATCGGCTCTTGAGCTTGAACCTGATTCCCTGCACTATCGGTATGAAGCATCACGCCTTGCTTTTCTGGCAGGCGATGTTCGATATGGTACGCGCCAGGCCGAAGCCCTCCATCGCCGTTACCCGGAGAATGTGCTTGTCTCTGAACTGTTTGCCTACGGCTGCATGTTGGAGGGACGGGATGATGAATCGGAGCGCCTCTACCGGGAGCTTCTTGAAAAACATGAGCGCTATGGCCCTGTTGCACTCAACCTTTCTCTGCTCCTTGAGCGCCGAGGAGCTTATCGTGAGGCCTTCGATATCCTCAGACCGTCGGCCGACGAATGGAAGGATGAGACGGTTGCCGGATTCGGCAAGCGTAAGCTTTACCTCAGGCTTGCCGATCTTGCTTCCGAGGCCTTTATGCCGGGGGATGAGCTTATCTGGCTTACAAAAGCCCTTGAGACAAAGGGGGGGGCGGATGGCAGGGCAGGGGCCGCTTCTTCGGGCCCGAAACCTTCAGAAGAGGCCGAAAAGCAAGACGATGAATCGGCTCTCAAACTACGGCTTGCTGCTCTTCTTGCCGATCAGGGGGAGCCTGGAGAGGCCGTCACGTATTACCAGGAACTATCCGATGCCGGCACCCTTACGGCTGAAGCTACATTTAATTTTGCACGTATACTTCTCGTTGATCTGGAACGTTATCCGGAAGGGCTTGAAGAGCTTCGCCTCGCCCTTGAGGCCGGGTTCACGGATGATGCTGCAATAGAGAAGCTCCTTTCCGAGCCGGACCTCCTCGATCCGGATGCAATCCGGCAGGTTCTGGATGCCTCGAAAAAAGGAGCCTCTCCCTGA
- a CDS encoding adenylate kinase: MRLIFLGPPGAGKGTIAVKVKEAYQIPHISTGDLFREAIANQTPLGKKVKAILDSGELVPDEVTVEMVKERLSRPDVKGGYILDGFPRTTGQADALKAFASVDKVLNFVLSEEKIVERLSGRRIAKKSGRVYHIQYNPPAKEGICDESGEPLIQRPDDKPEAIKNRLRVYAKQTAPLIDYYQKEGSLVDIDASPSPEEVFELVRKALSKLS, from the coding sequence ATGAGGCTCATTTTTCTCGGCCCTCCGGGAGCCGGCAAGGGAACCATAGCGGTGAAAGTGAAAGAGGCGTATCAGATTCCCCACATATCAACCGGCGATCTTTTTCGAGAGGCTATTGCCAACCAGACTCCTCTTGGGAAAAAGGTTAAGGCCATTCTCGACAGCGGAGAGTTGGTGCCTGATGAGGTGACGGTGGAGATGGTAAAGGAGCGATTATCTCGTCCGGATGTAAAGGGCGGATATATCCTCGACGGATTTCCCAGAACAACGGGTCAGGCGGATGCGCTCAAGGCCTTTGCATCTGTGGACAAGGTGCTCAACTTCGTGCTGAGTGAAGAGAAGATTGTCGAACGCCTTTCCGGCAGGCGAATAGCCAAGAAATCCGGTAGGGTGTATCACATACAGTATAATCCCCCGGCAAAAGAAGGCATTTGCGACGAAAGCGGAGAGCCCTTGATTCAGCGTCCGGACGATAAACCGGAAGCAATCAAAAATCGACTACGGGTCTATGCAAAACAGACGGCGCCGCTTATCGATTACTACCAAAAAGAGGGAAGTCTCGTTGATATCGATGCATCCCCATCCCCCGAAGAGGTGTTCGAATTGGTACGAAAGGCCCTTTCAAAGCTCTCATAG
- a CDS encoding universal stress protein, translated as MIKHILVAVDGSPHSMSALRYGLDIARKNNASIGALFVIDRRKTQMPYMYTGGAYDISYERIYIPPDPQMREFYEKIHADIRSFGEKVISQCEKEAKEAGLECNGMIEEGFPAERIAEKGRCADLIAIGQRGENAQYKRDMVGSTTEDLVRRSVRPVLVCPVEHWAIERILFPYDRSRSAENALRYYINNFHETTDQLIMMTASEGNSEYDSYEQERRFLEEHGVTPKMLFTEGSPVHEVLAAAKREKSDMIMIGSHGRNKIVAYILGSTTTIVLRKSEVPVLIVY; from the coding sequence ATGATAAAACATATTTTGGTTGCGGTAGACGGTTCCCCCCATTCTATGAGTGCTTTGCGCTACGGACTCGATATAGCCCGTAAGAACAATGCTTCGATTGGAGCCCTCTTTGTCATTGATCGGCGAAAGACCCAAATGCCCTATATGTATACCGGTGGAGCCTACGACATTTCGTATGAACGTATCTACATACCCCCAGATCCTCAGATGAGGGAGTTCTATGAAAAAATTCATGCCGATATCCGTAGTTTCGGTGAAAAGGTTATTAGCCAGTGTGAAAAAGAGGCGAAGGAAGCCGGGCTTGAATGTAACGGAATGATAGAGGAAGGCTTTCCTGCCGAACGTATAGCCGAAAAAGGGCGGTGCGCCGATCTCATTGCTATTGGCCAGCGTGGTGAAAACGCACAATACAAGCGAGATATGGTAGGATCGACAACGGAGGATCTGGTCCGTCGTTCCGTCCGTCCCGTACTTGTCTGTCCTGTGGAGCACTGGGCCATAGAGCGCATTCTCTTTCCCTATGACAGAAGCAGGAGTGCCGAGAACGCCTTACGTTATTATATCAACAATTTTCATGAAACCACGGATCAGCTTATTATGATGACGGCTTCCGAGGGGAATTCGGAGTATGATTCGTATGAACAGGAACGACGTTTTCTCGAAGAGCATGGCGTTACTCCGAAGATGCTTTTTACCGAAGGATCTCCCGTTCACGAGGTCCTTGCTGCTGCAAAACGCGAGAAAAGCGATATGATCATGATTGGCTCGCACGGCCGGAATAAGATTGTAGCCTATATTCTGGGTTCGACGACGACCATCGTATTGCGTAAAAGCGAAGTTCCTGTTCTTATCGTGTATTGA
- a CDS encoding chemotaxis protein CheW — translation MVEQEERRMQLVTFQLGEEHYGINIMSVDGIVRVEETRPIPNAPSYVEGIFNLRGEIIPIINLHKRFHLKRAELSEEDELLSGFIIIDIKGMKLGIIIDKVSRVVTVDLNKMQPPPQMLSGIGAEYIQGVFNRDDGYLIMLDILRLFDPKELQQLEYINE, via the coding sequence ATGGTAGAACAGGAAGAACGTAGAATGCAGCTGGTCACCTTCCAGCTAGGAGAAGAACATTACGGAATAAATATTATGTCGGTGGATGGAATTGTGAGGGTCGAAGAGACTCGTCCCATTCCGAATGCTCCCTCATATGTAGAGGGTATCTTCAACCTCCGTGGTGAAATTATTCCGATTATCAATCTGCATAAGCGTTTTCATCTCAAACGAGCTGAGCTTAGCGAAGAAGACGAACTGCTCAGCGGTTTTATTATTATCGATATCAAGGGAATGAAGCTCGGCATTATTATCGATAAAGTATCGCGGGTTGTGACCGTCGATCTGAATAAAATGCAGCCTCCTCCTCAGATGCTCTCCGGAATCGGTGCTGAATATATTCAAGGCGTGTTCAACCGGGATGACGGTTATCTTATCATGCTTGACATTCTTCGGCTCTTCGATCCTAAGGAGTTGCAACAGCTGGAATATATCAACGAATAA
- a CDS encoding DegT/DnrJ/EryC1/StrS family aminotransferase → MIPVFRPTIKRKEMDSVLTTLVSDVIGPGPVGEELVKVFADKLSAGGGFAFATYPDAIGLALSSLDLESGSSVVISALSPAFYLDELARFGLEASIIDVSEENGSLFIPDALRAIEEGAKAVLLHYPLGFIPETEPLVEAGVPLIEDVTSAFGGHDGSRLCGTAGDYAVIGLEPNHLITAGEGALVIARGRKQLSRLKQSVEGSLCARLMPDFCAALALVQLKESEGYFERRKELAALFSKAVMKGRHNMLVQPGEGENVHYSFPIMIESSVKDVGSYARKKGVETCLAFADSVMESMDDGFPKARQFMLRCLLFPLYPMLGKSQAEQISKVLSTLP, encoded by the coding sequence ATGATCCCGGTTTTCAGGCCCACTATTAAGCGGAAAGAGATGGATTCCGTACTTACTACCCTTGTCTCAGATGTAATCGGCCCTGGACCTGTCGGCGAAGAGCTGGTAAAGGTTTTTGCCGATAAGCTTTCCGCCGGCGGAGGCTTTGCTTTTGCAACCTATCCCGATGCTATCGGACTTGCCCTTTCCTCCTTGGACCTCGAATCGGGAAGTTCTGTCGTTATTTCGGCTCTTTCTCCCGCCTTTTATCTCGATGAGCTTGCGCGTTTTGGGCTCGAGGCCTCCATTATCGATGTCAGCGAGGAGAACGGCTCTCTTTTTATTCCTGATGCCCTGCGGGCGATTGAGGAAGGGGCTAAGGCTGTCCTTCTTCACTATCCCCTTGGCTTTATTCCGGAAACCGAGCCGCTTGTGGAGGCCGGCGTTCCGTTGATTGAGGATGTGACTTCTGCTTTCGGAGGGCACGATGGTTCCCGTCTGTGTGGAACCGCAGGGGATTATGCGGTCATCGGTCTTGAACCGAATCATTTGATTACTGCGGGCGAAGGCGCTCTCGTAATCGCAAGAGGGCGTAAACAGCTTTCACGCTTGAAACAATCGGTTGAAGGCTCTTTATGTGCCAGACTGATGCCCGATTTCTGTGCTGCCCTTGCTCTGGTTCAGCTCAAAGAGTCCGAGGGCTATTTCGAACGGCGAAAGGAACTTGCCGCTCTTTTTTCAAAGGCGGTCATGAAGGGACGACATAATATGTTGGTCCAGCCGGGAGAGGGGGAGAATGTTCATTACTCTTTTCCGATCATGATCGAAAGTAGCGTAAAAGATGTCGGCTCCTATGCCCGAAAAAAAGGGGTCGAAACCTGTCTCGCCTTTGCCGATTCGGTCATGGAGAGCATGGATGACGGATTCCCGAAGGCGCGGCAGTTTATGTTGCGTTGCCTTCTGTTCCCTCTCTATCCGATGCTTGGGAAGAGCCAGGCCGAACAAATATCGAAAGTACTATCCACTCTTCCTTAG
- a CDS encoding NAD(+)/NADH kinase — MERLIRKVLIIANLQKPAAAVLMDEIAFFLREQGIDAIPFGFFGKPEDISTEGVDFAFSLGGDGTVLYAARLLDNLGVPILAVNLGNFGFLTEISSCEWKEVFEGYRQGGLGLSRRVMLKVIVERGGKRIMTFSGLNDAVISANGMSKVVELDLRLNHNELGSYRADGVIVATPTGSTAYSVAAGGPILDPEMEALIINPICPFTLSNRPLVVSGNDVAQINVKKDQRTDIILSIDGQEVFPLQGGDLVFFEKSHSKALLVRSDRRNFFEVLRSKLNWSGGSDA; from the coding sequence ATGGAGCGTCTTATTCGAAAAGTGCTGATCATAGCAAATCTCCAAAAACCGGCCGCCGCTGTGCTGATGGATGAGATCGCTTTTTTTCTGCGGGAGCAAGGGATTGATGCTATTCCCTTCGGTTTTTTCGGAAAACCGGAGGATATCTCAACCGAGGGTGTCGATTTTGCCTTTTCTCTTGGTGGAGATGGAACCGTTCTCTATGCGGCACGGCTTCTTGACAACCTTGGGGTTCCTATCCTGGCCGTCAATCTCGGAAATTTCGGATTTCTGACCGAAATTTCCTCCTGTGAATGGAAGGAAGTCTTTGAAGGCTATCGGCAGGGGGGCTTAGGCCTGTCTCGTCGTGTTATGCTCAAGGTTATAGTGGAACGAGGCGGAAAACGAATTATGACCTTTTCGGGTTTGAACGATGCGGTTATCAGCGCTAATGGGATGTCTAAAGTGGTGGAGTTGGATCTTCGTCTCAATCATAATGAACTCGGAAGCTATCGAGCCGACGGAGTCATTGTTGCCACTCCCACCGGTTCGACAGCTTACAGCGTCGCAGCCGGCGGCCCTATTCTTGATCCCGAAATGGAAGCCCTTATCATTAACCCAATCTGTCCCTTTACCCTCTCGAATCGTCCTCTTGTCGTTTCCGGAAACGATGTCGCACAGATCAATGTGAAAAAGGATCAGCGGACTGATATTATCCTTTCCATAGATGGTCAGGAGGTTTTTCCTCTTCAGGGAGGGGACCTTGTCTTTTTTGAAAAGAGTCACAGCAAGGCTCTCCTTGTCCGTTCGGACAGGAGAAATTTCTTTGAGGTCCTCAGGTCGAAGTTGAATTGGTCGGGAGGTTCGGATGCTTGA